TTGTTGAGGGAAACCATTGTGGTTTAAAAATTGGTGGATTGGAGACACATAAATTGGAGGGTAATAGTGGCCATATGGGAAGAAATTAGCAGGGTATGGTGGCCTGAAAATAGAAACCGACTGTGGAGTCACAGGTATAGAATTCTGCAGGGGTGGAGTTGGGCTAGGGGACACAGCCTGAGAACTTGCATTCTGCaatacaaagtaaaaaaaaaaaaaatagaatcatataaaaggaaaaaatatagtcataataaataatatatgcactTGGCAAAGAATTTTACATTGTCATCCAATTACAAACAgctatgtatgataaatttgttgacatttataataactactttaaaagtcataccaagaataatttactttttacaGATGTTAATCCTTTCTACTTGAATGAGTAAATTAACttcggaaaaaaaaatgttaacctttttactttttacaagTTCATGAAtggaaagaaatttaaaagaacAAAGGGTCAATATCAAAACATCAAACCGGAAAAGAGAGCATTCAAACACAGGGAGATTCGGTTTTAGTAAATATTAAGCAGGGGAAGATCTTAAGAAGTAAAAGACGGAGAAACTTACAACAAAGTTAGGAAAGCGAGATGTATCTTGTGACTGAGGTTCAGTTCCCTCAAATTGAACTTGCTGAGTGCCTAACATGGAGGAAATGAAATTCAAACCATAGTTTTGAGCAGTTTGAACAGTTGGAATTTGTTGGCCTTCAGGAGCCAACAAAACCTCCTTCTTTGACTGATCAACCTTTGTGTCAGTACCAGTTATAGGATTGCCATTTGTAGCTGGTGCCTTTTCAATCAAATAAGATGAAGAATGTGGATAATCAAGATGATCTCCTTGTGCAGTCAAGGATGCACTTTGATTGCTATATCCAGACAAGAAATaccatcaaaacaaaaattacatgaGCACACCATGACACAAGTAATAACTTTGGTAACaaagaaaaatcaattaattcaaccagaataattcataaaagaaacaataacTCAGCCTTATGATTGACAAAGAGCACGGAAAAAGGTATAATATTATCTCCAAATAGAACCTTCCCACTTTCCTAGTACTATCTTTTAGGCAGATTATAGTTGTTTTGTTAAGAAGTTTGATATAAGAGAACAAAGCTAGGATAATACAACCATTAAAAAGAGCAAGAGggaacatacacacacacaggGAAGGAGATAAAGAGAGAGACGTCTGTTATTTGATATGCAAGGCAAAAGCACATAAGGAGCAAATGAATTACAAACCTTGAAGTTGCAGCTTCGTCACTCAATTCAAGGGCAGGAGAAGCATTATTGTCACCATCAGTTTCACTGTTGGACTTTTCACTTGGGCCTAAAGTATCAAAGCTTCCAAATGTCAGACCACTTTTTAAAGCCTTGGATACTTGGAAATGGTTTGGAAAAGTAACATGTTGCCTCAACTCTGCTGAAGATTGCACACAAGCTTCTGAAGTTGAAACCTCTGTGGTATTAGCTGTTTTATAAACATGTATGAACACGCCAAAAGGCATTATAAGGGATATAATTAGAGATATATTGAaaagaaatgagagaaaaattgtaagtaaataaataagtgACTCTAGATTGTCAGGATGATTCCTTCCAGCATGGAAGAGTATCTAAGCAAGTAAATTTGGGGGTTAGCACACAAAAGCAGAACCCATACAAGTGACATGCTTATTTAAATTATAGGCTTAGTCATGCTGCTTCTCACTTAAAATACCTTCAGAAATAGTTTCTAAGGTTCTTCTCCTGACCTAAGTCCTCCTATTTCTGTGGGCTTTTCTTCACTATCTCTTCTGAAAATTTACATTGTCCTCCTTTCTAGTAGGGAGAGCAATGATAGTATCCATATGGTAGAATTGTTTGATTGGAAAATTCAAGGAATACTTCAACCCAGTACATTGAGGGAAACAGGACATAAAGCAACCCTGTTACTCATAAGATTAAACAGATATAAACAAAAACTTTACCTAGAGGTGACTGGCTACCAGAACTGGAAGATGGCCTCAATGAATCATTTGGGGATGGAGATGGAAGTTGTGAGGGTTCagataaatgattattttcaaCTTCATTTAACTTCTGTGGGGAATTTGTTTTGCTTGCTGAATTCATGGACccatatttttcattctttgatGCCGATAAATCATTAACTTCATGAACAACTTTACTTCCTCTAACATGATTTGGTCCAGCAGATATTCGGTTGCTCACAACTTCCCTACTAATAGCACCACTCACACCAAGACTCCGGGAGACAGATGATGCCACTACAGGATCCAAAGAAGAATGAACATCGGATACAGAAGTTTGAAGTTGATCAGAACTTGACACAGACATTCCTTGGTTAGAGCTGGTAACTGAGCCAAAGGTTTGAGTAGAGGAGGATGCTGCTGCAACAACAGCTGCTTGAGGTTGGACATTTTCTTGATGGCCAGTGTCCTTAGCAGCTGAAGTACTTTTAGGTACACTAACTATGGGAGATTGGCCACCAGAATCATGACCTGACTTCCCATTGGATTGATTTGCAGCACCTTGGGGTGCAACAGCTGAAACTCtgcaatttaagaaaaatgattttgaagagGATACATATATCTaactataaaaaagaataagtaATCATGCCAATAGTGACACTGGTGTATTTCTCATCACACCAACAAACAACTTTATATAAATGCATTTAGCAATCCAGGTGTACAATCATAAGATATAAGATGTTATCAAGTTGATCATGCAGGTCAAACTTCAAGCAAGTTGATTAtcaataaataatcaaaaattaagtatgttcttaattattctattcattgtagttattattattagacattgaagttatgaaataaaaaaagagtacaatttgatttttaatcaacataaaattttaagcaTGACTTCAATGTGAGATTTGGCTAGAATTTTAGGCACAAAACAGGAAAATAAGAGTGATGTCATTTTTCACCTTTCTGTCACTTCTTTTGGAGTCTTGCTTTGCTTTTTTATCAAATACATAAGGAATAAATAAGCCATTTCTTTCCACCATACATTttctcataataaaaaattaatctggtgaaataaacaaattaaagcaAATATGAAACGAAATTGCTACCTTGTAGCTTGAGATGTTGTATTAGTCTTAGTTTTCTGTGAAAATGGCTGAGTAGAGGGAG
The genomic region above belongs to Glycine max cultivar Williams 82 chromosome 14, Glycine_max_v4.0, whole genome shotgun sequence and contains:
- the LOC100815261 gene encoding GBF-interacting protein 1-like isoform X3; translated protein: MSGGGGSSSCARVPIPNNVRKIIQDIREITGKQHTDDEIYAVLRECSMDPNETAQKLLYLDTFHEVRRRRDRKKEGLSSRASDEPRLKQGGQGRGGRGGSGGYSSNFPGTISPPFRDGGGGRNQANRRENGVNHIAERSHAPSTQPFSQKTKTNTTSQATRVSAVAPQGAANQSNGKSGHDSGGQSPIVSVPKSTSAAKDTGHQENVQPQAAVVAAASSSTQTFGSVTSSNQGMSVSSSDQLQTSVSDVHSSLDPVVASSVSRSLGVSGAISREVVSNRISAGPNHVRGSKVVHEVNDLSASKNEKYGSMNSASKTNSPQKLNEVENNHLSEPSQLPSPSPNDSLRPSSSSGSQSPLEACVQSSAELRQHVTFPNHFQVSKALKSGLTFGSFDTLGPSEKSNSETDGDNNASPALELSDEAATSSNQSASLTAQGDHLDYPHSSSYLIEKAPATNGNPITGTDTKVDQSKKEVLLAPEGQQIPTVQTAQNYGLNFISSMLGTQQVQFEGTEPQSQDTSRFPNFVNASSQAVSPSPTPPLQNSIPVTPQSVSIFRPPYPANFFPYGHYYPPIYVSPIHQFLNHNGFPQQPSAGSMYLPAAAGIKFPLPQFKAGANTGNAAHIGIPSGSFITPPVGYAPGQTVNTGSSTGNEDLVVSQLKENQIYTTGQLSEGSAVWIPAPGQDMSSLQVNSLYNLGPQGQHLTFPPTQAAQGAFAGMYQAGQTIASPSTLLQQSQAVAGPVETVGPPSGSYQQPQPAQINWNSNF
- the LOC100815261 gene encoding GBF-interacting protein 1-like isoform X4 yields the protein MSGGGGSSSCARVPIPNNVRKIIQDIREITGKQHTDDEIYAVLRECSMDPNETAQKLLYLDTFHEVRRRRDRKKEGLSSRASDEPRLKQGGQGRGGRGGSGGYSSNFPDGGGGRNQANRRENGVNHIAERSHAPSTQPFSQKTKTNTTSQATRVSAVAPQGAANQSNGKSGHDSGGQSPIVSVPKSTSAAKDTGHQENVQPQAAVVAAASSSTQTFGSVTSSNQGMSVSSSDQLQTSVSDVHSSLDPVVASSVSRSLGVSGAISREVVSNRISAGPNHVRGSKVVHEVNDLSASKNEKYGSMNSASKTNSPQKLNEVENNHLSEPSQLPSPSPNDSLRPSSSSGSQSPLEACVQSSAELRQHVTFPNHFQVSKALKSGLTFGSFDTLGPSEKSNSETDGDNNASPALELSDEAATSSNQSASLTAQGDHLDYPHSSSYLIEKAPATNGNPITGTDTKVDQSKKEVLLAPEGQQIPTVQTAQNYGLNFISSMLGTQQVQFEGTEPQSQDTSRFPNFVNASSQAVSPSPTPPLQNSIPVTPQSVSIFRPPYPANFFPYGHYYPPIYVSPIHQFLNHNGFPQQPSAGSMYLPAAAGIKFPLPQFKAGANTGNAAHIGIPSGSFITPPVGYAPGQTVNTGSSTGNEDLVVSQLKENQIYTTGQLSEGSAVWIPAPGQDMSSLQVNSLYNLGPQGQHLTFPPTQAAQGAFAGMYQAGQTIASPSTLLQQSQAVAGPVETVGPPSGSYQQPQPAQINWNSNF
- the LOC100815261 gene encoding GBF-interacting protein 1-like isoform X2 translates to MSGGGGSSSCARVPIPNNVRKIIQDIREITGKQHTDDEIYAVLRECSMDPNETAQKLLYLDTFHEVRRRRDRKKEGLSSRASDEPRLKQGGQGRGGRGGSGGYSSNFPDGGGGRNQANRRENGVNHIAERSHAPSTQPFSQKTKTNTTSQATRVSAVAPQGAANQSNGKSGHDSGGQSPIVSVPKSTSAAKDTGHQENVQPQAAVVAAASSSTQTFGSVTSSNQGMSVSSSDQLQTSVSDVHSSLDPVVASSVSRSLGVSGAISREVVSNRISAGPNHVRGSKVVHEVNDLSASKNEKYGSMNSASKTNSPQKLNEVENNHLSEPSQLPSPSPNDSLRPSSSSGSQSPLANTTEVSTSEACVQSSAELRQHVTFPNHFQVSKALKSGLTFGSFDTLGPSEKSNSETDGDNNASPALELSDEAATSSNQSASLTAQGDHLDYPHSSSYLIEKAPATNGNPITGTDTKVDQSKKEVLLAPEGQQIPTVQTAQNYGLNFISSMLGTQQVQFEGTEPQSQDTSRFPNFVNASSQAVSPSPTPPLQNSIPVTPQSVSIFRPPYPANFFPYGHYYPPIYVSPIHQFLNHNGFPQQPSAGSMYLPAAAGIKFPLPQFKAGANTGNAAHIGIPSGSFITPPVGYAPGQTVNTGSSTGNEDLVVSQLKENQIYTTGQLSEGSAVWIPAPGQDMSSLQVNSLYNLGPQGQHLTFPPTQAAQGAFAGMYQAGQTIASPSTLLQQSQAVAGPVETVGPPSGSYQQPQPAQINWNSNF
- the LOC100815261 gene encoding GBF-interacting protein 1-like isoform X1, producing MSGGGGSSSCARVPIPNNVRKIIQDIREITGKQHTDDEIYAVLRECSMDPNETAQKLLYLDTFHEVRRRRDRKKEGLSSRASDEPRLKQGGQGRGGRGGSGGYSSNFPGTISPPFRDGGGGRNQANRRENGVNHIAERSHAPSTQPFSQKTKTNTTSQATRVSAVAPQGAANQSNGKSGHDSGGQSPIVSVPKSTSAAKDTGHQENVQPQAAVVAAASSSTQTFGSVTSSNQGMSVSSSDQLQTSVSDVHSSLDPVVASSVSRSLGVSGAISREVVSNRISAGPNHVRGSKVVHEVNDLSASKNEKYGSMNSASKTNSPQKLNEVENNHLSEPSQLPSPSPNDSLRPSSSSGSQSPLANTTEVSTSEACVQSSAELRQHVTFPNHFQVSKALKSGLTFGSFDTLGPSEKSNSETDGDNNASPALELSDEAATSSNQSASLTAQGDHLDYPHSSSYLIEKAPATNGNPITGTDTKVDQSKKEVLLAPEGQQIPTVQTAQNYGLNFISSMLGTQQVQFEGTEPQSQDTSRFPNFVNASSQAVSPSPTPPLQNSIPVTPQSVSIFRPPYPANFFPYGHYYPPIYVSPIHQFLNHNGFPQQPSAGSMYLPAAAGIKFPLPQFKAGANTGNAAHIGIPSGSFITPPVGYAPGQTVNTGSSTGNEDLVVSQLKENQIYTTGQLSEGSAVWIPAPGQDMSSLQVNSLYNLGPQGQHLTFPPTQAAQGAFAGMYQAGQTIASPSTLLQQSQAVAGPVETVGPPSGSYQQPQPAQINWNSNF